From the Candidatus Zixiibacteriota bacterium genome, one window contains:
- a CDS encoding tetratricopeptide repeat protein has translation MITLKLLSKGLMRRKEIIARVWLTALILLLSLYITAGCQDLESGKKAYQKRDYDTAINLLKAYIDKKPTEPEPYYYLGACYFEKGMWDDAIAQLKNAIDRKPKYAEAIYKLGLSYLKKGSYDQALQTFNQGLEIKRNFAEFLNGVGLVQMAQGKLEEADISFRKAISSDPKNFEYHKNLGDVNLQKGVASIAIDEYKQAISLDSTKADVYYSLGKAYLTQMDFNAAADAFKKTVLLEPKFKSVYLDLGSIYSLAQKYPEAGWAYNEYVKLDQNNPQAYLGLGKAFYNMYQLDSAVTNLDKTVKLDSSLTEAYYFLGKSYEDKKMYPEAASAFENYQRSYTSKNNFEWTIKDRDFLMNNGKVHFYLGDSLNLEKAVESLNLAVKLDTTYSESYSFLGLAYYQLKRYSDAIPALKKKIDLDSTSFNSYLNLAYCHVNLKQFKDALDPLKKVVELKPDYLQAHQYLAYIYLSELKDYAAAKDEYEKILQLNPQDCQAKGNLGYVLLTLNRAGEAIRPLSEAVNCQSSDISFNLWLAQAYDITNQYEKAKEAYRKVLRLDPKNKLAKDRLDFLEYNY, from the coding sequence ATGATAACTTTAAAGCTTTTAAGTAAGGGTCTGATGAGAAGAAAAGAGATAATTGCCCGGGTCTGGCTTACAGCTTTGATTCTTCTTTTGAGTTTGTACATAACTGCCGGATGCCAGGATCTGGAGAGCGGGAAAAAAGCATACCAGAAGAGGGATTACGATACTGCCATAAACCTGCTAAAAGCCTATATAGACAAAAAACCGACAGAGCCAGAGCCTTACTATTATCTGGGGGCTTGCTATTTTGAAAAAGGAATGTGGGATGATGCTATCGCCCAGTTGAAGAATGCCATAGACCGGAAGCCGAAATATGCAGAAGCCATATATAAACTCGGCCTGTCTTATCTGAAGAAAGGCTCTTATGACCAGGCTTTGCAGACCTTTAACCAGGGGCTGGAGATAAAAAGGAACTTCGCAGAATTCTTAAATGGAGTAGGTCTGGTGCAAATGGCACAGGGGAAATTGGAGGAAGCGGATATCAGTTTTAGAAAAGCCATCTCTTCGGATCCTAAGAATTTCGAGTATCACAAGAACCTGGGGGATGTGAATCTGCAAAAGGGTGTGGCTTCCATTGCCATCGATGAATACAAGCAGGCAATCAGCCTGGATTCCACCAAAGCAGACGTTTACTATAGCTTGGGAAAAGCTTATCTTACCCAGATGGATTTCAACGCCGCCGCGGATGCTTTTAAGAAGACCGTTCTTTTAGAGCCGAAATTCAAATCGGTTTACTTAGACTTAGGAAGCATCTATTCCTTAGCCCAGAAATATCCTGAAGCTGGCTGGGCTTATAATGAATACGTCAAATTAGACCAGAATAATCCCCAGGCTTATTTGGGCTTAGGAAAAGCATTTTACAATATGTATCAACTTGACAGTGCTGTAACGAACCTGGACAAAACCGTCAAGCTAGATTCTAGTCTGACCGAAGCTTACTATTTCCTGGGCAAAAGCTATGAGGATAAGAAGATGTATCCGGAGGCAGCCTCAGCTTTTGAAAACTATCAGAGAAGCTATACCAGTAAAAACAATTTCGAGTGGACTATAAAAGATAGAGATTTCTTAATGAACAACGGGAAGGTACATTTTTATCTAGGAGATTCACTGAACCTGGAAAAAGCAGTTGAATCTCTTAACTTAGCAGTAAAACTGGACACGACCTACAGCGAATCTTATTCCTTCCTGGGTTTAGCCTATTACCAGCTTAAAAGATACTCGGATGCCATCCCGGCTTTGAAAAAGAAAATCGACCTGGACTCAACCAGCTTCAACAGCTATCTTAACCTGGCTTACTGCCATGTCAATCTGAAGCAGTTTAAGGATGCATTAGACCCGCTCAAAAAAGTGGTGGAGTTGAAGCCGGATTATCTTCAGGCTCACCAGTACCTGGCTTATATTTACTTAAGCGAGCTTAAAGACTATGCCGCGGCTAAGGATGAGTATGAGAAGATACTCCAGCTTAATCCTCAGGACTGTCAGGCAAAAGGGAACTTAGGATATGTTCTCCTCACCCTGAACAGGGCGGGCGAGGCGATAAGACCCCTTTCCGAAGCAGTTAACTGTCAGTCCAGCGACATCTCCTTCAATCTCTGGCTGGCACAGGCATATGATATAACTAACCAGTATGAGAAAGCTAAGGAAGCATACCGAAAAGTCTTAAGATTAGACCCCAAGAACAAGCTGGCAAAAGATCGGCTGGATTTCCTGGAGTATAACTATTGA